TTTTTGTCGCAGATTTCATTTCAATATTGATGGGCTCACTGTAAAAATCTTGCGACAAGAAAATGCGCAAATTGCTACGTAAACATTGAACATCCCGCTCTTTCCCGCCGCTTTCCAGCTAATCCCACCTTGTCGCCAATTGTATTTCTCCCTTAAACTTCCTCGCCGGCTGCTTCGCCAAGGCATTCGGCATAAATTTCGCGCTCAGTGTTGTGATGGCTACAGATAGCCAAGGGGTCTAGCAGGAACGTCGACTCTAACCTGCTCTGATGCCGCGCAGAGTGTTCTGCGGGTATGATATTCTTATAAGTTCCAAAGGTTTTCCGCCAGTTTTCAGAACCTCATATCCTCTTGAGATCAGCTGCCTGCCGCTACAACAAACCTATCTTTTCAACCCCAACGGAAATAATATCCTCGCCTTTGACCGGATCCGTCAAAACTGGCCGATATGATCACCTTGGCAGAGATCGATCTGTCCTCTCCTCTGCTCGCTGATTAAATGCTCTTGATGATTTTCTCCGGCTCGGCTCGAAGAAAAAATGCTTGCTTTGCGTGTGAGGCGCCTTTCTTGATTGACTATCCCGACGAATCGGTATAGGTGAGAAAGCGGATGTCCATAGACAGAACAAAATCAAGATTCTACACCCTACATTGCCTCTTTAGGAAATTTAAACATTTCAAACGCTCTTTTCGGGGCTGCCGTATGTTGTCCTCCCTGGCGATGAACAAGATTGCGTGAGGTGGTGGACCAATGAGCAAACTCGAAGATCTCCAGCCAAACGCTGCCTTAAGGGGCATTCTCCCCGATGGCCTGGTCACTGTCGTCAGTGTCACCTGGCACGGCTCGGAGGCCATAGAGCTCACCTACAAAACACCCACCGGCAAAGTCGCAAACGAACTCCTTTACCGCTTTGACGAGGACCGCCTCGAAGTAGTCGAAAAAGGCCGCCCCTGGAGCTTCGACGGGGACGGTGCTCTCTTCCGGCTTGTCTCCGAGGCCCAACGGATCCGTCTGGCCCATCTCTTCGATCCCCTGCTGGCTGTCCATACTTCGGTCATCGACCCTCTCCCGCACCAGATAACAGCCGTCTATGAAGCCATGCTCCCCCGGCAGCCCCTTCGCTTCCTGCTGGCCGACGATCCGGGCGCAGGCAAGACCATCATGGCCGGCCTCTTAATGAAAGAGATGATCGCAAGGGGCGACCTCCAACGCTGCCTGGTGGTTTGCCCGGGTAGCTTGGCCGAGCAATGGCAGGACGAGCTTTACCACCGCTTTCATCTCCCTTTCGAGATCCTCACCAACGATAAGCTCGAAGCCGCCCGCACGGGAAACTGGTTCCTCGAGACGAACCTCGTCATCGCACGGCTGGATAAACTTTCTCGGAACGAGGATGTCCAGCAGAAACTCCGAGCCCCTGATTGCCGCTGGGACCTGGTGGTTTGCGACGAAGCGCACAAGATGTCGGCGACCTTCTTCGGCGGCGAGGTCAAGTACATCAAGCGCTACAAGCTCGGGCAGCTCTTGTCTACCCTGACCCGGCACTTCCTCCTGATGACCGCCACTCCGCACAACGGGAAAGAAGAGGACTTCCAGCTCTTCATGGCGCTTCTTGACGGGGACCGATTCGAAGGCCGATTCCGGGACGGGGTCCACACGGCAGATGTATCCGACCTCATGCGCCGCATGGTCAAAGAAGGGCTTTTAAAGTTCGACGGCACCCCGCTTTTCCCTGAGCGGATCGCCTACACGGCCCCCTACAGACTCTCCGACCCCGAGGCGATCCTTTATAAAGAGGTCACCGAATACGTCCGAGAAGAATTCAACCGCGCCGAGGCTCTTGAAAACGACAAACGGGCCGGGACCGTCGGGTTTGCGCTCACCATTCTGCAGCGGCGCCTGGCTTCTTCCCCGGAGGCCATCTACCAGTCCCTCCGTCGGCGCCGAGAACGGCTCGAAAGCCGCCTGAGGGAGCTCGAAGTCATTCAACGGGGCGCCGTGGTCGCTTCTATGCTCACATCGACCGCGCCCACCCTGGACGAGGATGACGTCCAAGACCTGGATGAGGCCCCTGACAGCGAGGTGGCAGCCGTCGAAGAGGAGGTCCTGGACCAGGCCACAGCAGCCCGGTCGATCGTGGAACTCAAGGCTGAGATCGAGACCCTGAAGCGCCTGGAGGACCTTGCGCAATCCGTCCGGAGGAGCGGTGAGGACCGGAAATGGCGTGAACTGGCAAGCCTCCTTGGCGAGGTCTTCAGCCCGGCCGCCATCGCAAACCGTGCTGCCGATAAGGCCGAAGCATACGGGCGCGCCGCCCGAATAAAACCTCTTTCCTCTCCCTATCAGAAACTTGTCATTTTTACGGAGTTCCGAGACACCCTCAGTTACCTCGGAAACCGAGTCGCCACCCTCCTTGGCCGGAGCGAGGCCATTGTGATGATTCACGGCGGGATGGGCCGGGAGGACCGTCTCAAGACGCAGGAAGCCTTCCGGCATGACCCCAAGGTGCAGGTGCTCCTCGCCACCGATGCAGCGGGGGAAGGCATCAACCTCCAACGCGCCCACCTGATGGTCAACTACGACCTCCCCTGGAACCCGAACCGGATCGAGCAGCGCTTCGGCCGGATTCACCGCATCGGCCAGACGGAGGTCTGCCACCTCTGGAACCTGGTGGCGGAAGAGACCCGGGAAGGCGACGTCTACCGGAGGCTCCTCGAAAAGCTCGACCAGGCCCGTCAGGCCCTGGGGGGTCAAGTCTTCGACGTGCTCGGAAAGCTTCAATTCGAGGGCCGCCCGCTCCGCGACCTGCTGATCGAGGCGATCCGCTATGGGGAGCAGCCCGAAGTCAAGGCCCGGCTGACCCAGGTCGTCGAAAAGGCCTTCGACCGGGGCTACCTTCAAAACCTCCTCGAAGAAAAGGCCCTTGCCCACGACACCATGGACGTAAGCCGCGTCCACCGCGTCAGGGAGGAGATGGAGCGGGCCGAGGCGCGGCGCCTCCAACCCCATTACATCGAATCCTTTTTTCTCGAGGCCTTCCGGCGCCTCGGGGGCAGTGCCAAACAGCGCGAACCCCGCCGCTACGAGATCACCCACGTGCCGGCCCCTGTCAGAAACCGCGACCGTTTGATCGGCATCGGAGAGCCGGTGCTACCCCGCTATGAGCGGATCGCCTTCGAGAAATCCCTGGTTGCCCCGCAAGGCCAACCCCTGGCGGCTTTCATTTGCCCCGGGCATCCGCTCCTAGACTCGGTCATCGATCTGACCCTCGAGCGCCAGCGCGATCTCCTCAAACGCGGAGCGGTGCTGGTGGATGAGCGCGATCCCGGCACCGACCCCAGGGTTTTGTTCTACCTCGAGCATGCCATCCAGGACGCAGGGCAAACCCGCACCGGTGACAGGAGGGTGGTTTCAAAGCGCGTGCTTTATGTCGAGATCGATTCCGGCG
Above is a window of Desulfatiglans anilini DSM 4660 DNA encoding:
- a CDS encoding helicase-related protein; its protein translation is MSKLEDLQPNAALRGILPDGLVTVVSVTWHGSEAIELTYKTPTGKVANELLYRFDEDRLEVVEKGRPWSFDGDGALFRLVSEAQRIRLAHLFDPLLAVHTSVIDPLPHQITAVYEAMLPRQPLRFLLADDPGAGKTIMAGLLMKEMIARGDLQRCLVVCPGSLAEQWQDELYHRFHLPFEILTNDKLEAARTGNWFLETNLVIARLDKLSRNEDVQQKLRAPDCRWDLVVCDEAHKMSATFFGGEVKYIKRYKLGQLLSTLTRHFLLMTATPHNGKEEDFQLFMALLDGDRFEGRFRDGVHTADVSDLMRRMVKEGLLKFDGTPLFPERIAYTAPYRLSDPEAILYKEVTEYVREEFNRAEALENDKRAGTVGFALTILQRRLASSPEAIYQSLRRRRERLESRLRELEVIQRGAVVASMLTSTAPTLDEDDVQDLDEAPDSEVAAVEEEVLDQATAARSIVELKAEIETLKRLEDLAQSVRRSGEDRKWRELASLLGEVFSPAAIANRAADKAEAYGRAARIKPLSSPYQKLVIFTEFRDTLSYLGNRVATLLGRSEAIVMIHGGMGREDRLKTQEAFRHDPKVQVLLATDAAGEGINLQRAHLMVNYDLPWNPNRIEQRFGRIHRIGQTEVCHLWNLVAEETREGDVYRRLLEKLDQARQALGGQVFDVLGKLQFEGRPLRDLLIEAIRYGEQPEVKARLTQVVEKAFDRGYLQNLLEEKALAHDTMDVSRVHRVREEMERAEARRLQPHYIESFFLEAFRRLGGSAKQREPRRYEITHVPAPVRNRDRLIGIGEPVLPRYERIAFEKSLVAPQGQPLAAFICPGHPLLDSVIDLTLERQRDLLKRGAVLVDERDPGTDPRVLFYLEHAIQDAGQTRTGDRRVVSKRVLYVEIDSGGNPRHLHYAPYLDYRPLKDNEPGVDAFLALPECAWIDRDLEKAAVSHAVSKVIPEHLQEVRDRRIALVDKTQAAVKDRLAKEITYWDHRAEQLKLQEQAGKPNARLNSAEARKRADVLQSRLQKRLEDLRLERQISPLPPVVLGGLLVVPSGLLEKMAGTTATSPPVSPDTQAAAARAREIVMEVERSLGFDPVDREFDKLGYDIESRIPGTGRLRFIEVKGRISGAQTVTVTKNEILYSLNKPEDYILAIVKFLDGDSHQVHYVRNPFQREPDFGVTSVNYVLSELIGRGSRPS